From Triticum urartu cultivar G1812 chromosome 2, Tu2.1, whole genome shotgun sequence, a single genomic window includes:
- the LOC125540142 gene encoding uncharacterized protein LOC125540142, translated as MERRFSVSDITFLNLIALTETEGYGSDDYMYWVKEQGIGQEGLFLLDSQDAVEEMIDHSDFTVLNIIVSKANEDRDVDCNRAHNVCEEQIPIGSPVGGPAFVLSLSQDGVVHPLEVNLNTQQSCNFNISEANGGDDDGQAAGQEDDDIDKSSSDFEIDRGDYRGIKMSYKALKRGEENIGNEKERDVVEDRPQFEGDSDVSEFWQEEKEADSGEEIVVEKCRPEKLKPVRRAAANPGPTSRAHSQPEIPKFQDFVPEADEYCFPGDVGISDSDGETPRLPSGRKRRLKKKKERKWYDPKVPDAHEQLCKDLCFTNVYEFRKALRNFHVRTLRNFQYHRNEPSRVIVWCPERKNGCEFFMTASKVAHEDTFTIKKCHMDHSCGACGESTKVTAEWVAEAVEDTVRSNVKANVETVLKHTKKKFGVHVPRSLAYRARLMAVDVVQGDHRKQYLRLRDYLQCVLDTNPGSRCIVTTFEDPLNPAPTPRFKYMFYCLQASKDGFLAGCRPFIGLDGCFIKLSTGQQILAATGRDGNNNVFPIAFGVVDKEDGPSWTWFLNQLRVCIGTSNQFGNYTIMSDRQKGLLKEINEVFPQSPQRYCLRHIYANFQSAGFRAEELKKWVDKASYSFTEHGHKEGMVGLKAACEPAYMWLNGIPKECWARYAMDHVCKTDLVVNNLSEVFNKMILDVRSKPIKTMFEGLRTKLMVKYQGIREKTESCRWEITLHYMEKLEESKKWAKYCEANMAGPNIWQVTSGENTYCVKLDVGSCSCRRWDMTGSPCHHAISAMQKIKVHPEDYVHPFFKKPMYKATYQHIIYPVPGPEF; from the exons ATGGAAAGGAGGTTTTCTGTTTCAGACATCACATTTCTGAACTTGATAGCACTTACTGAGACTGAAGGCTATGGGTCAGATGACTACATGTACTGGGTAAAAGAACAAGGGATTGGACAGGAAGGTTTATTTCTTCTGGACAGTCAAGATGCAGTTGAAGAAATGATAGACCACTCAGATTTCACAGTGCTCAATATCATTGTTTCCAAGGCAAATGAAGATAGAGATGTTGATTGTAACAGGGCTCACAATGTTTGTGAAGAACAAATTCCAATAGGCAGTCCAGTGGGGGGTCCTGCTTTTGTGTTAAGTCTGTCACAAGATGGAGTGGTCCACCCTCTTGAAGTTAATTTGAACACACAACAAAGCTGTAACTTCAACATTTCAGAAGCTAATGGTGGAGATGATGATGGACAGGCTGCTGGTCAAGAGGATGATGATATTGACAAATCATCCTCAGACTTTGAGATTGATAGGGGTGACTATAGAGGGATAAAGATGTCTTACAAGGCTTTGAAGAGAGGTGAAGAAAATATtggaaatgaaaaagaaagagaTGTTGTAGAAGACAGACCACAGTTTGAAGGTGACAGTGATGTTTCAGAGTTTTGGCAGGAGGAGAAAGAGGCTGACAGTGGAGAGGAAATAGTTGTGGAAAAATGCAGGCCTGAGAAACTCAAGCCTGTGAGAAGAGCAGCAGCAAATCCAGGTCCAACTTCCAGAGCTCACAGTCAGCCAGAGATCCCAAAGTTTCAAGATTTTGTACCTGAAGCTGATGAGTATTGCTTCCCTGGTGATGTGGGCATTTCTGACTCAGATGGGGAGACTCCAAGACTACCTTCTGGAAGGAAGAgaagattgaagaagaagaaagagaggaaatgGTATGACCCAAAGGTACCTGATGCACATGAGCAGCTGTGCAAGGACCTTTGCTTCACCAATGTATATGAGTTTAGAAAGGCATTGAGAAATTTTCATGTTAGGACTTTGAGAAACTTTCAGTACCATAGGAATGAACCATCAAGGGTTATTGTTTGGTGCCCAGAGAGGAAGAATGGATGTGAATTTTTCATGACTGCATCCAAAGTAGCCCATGAAGATACATTCACAATCAAGAAGTGCCACATGGATCATAGTTGTGGAGCTTGTGGAGAGAGTACAAAGGTTACTGCTGAATGGGTTGCAGAAGCTGTGGAGGACACAGTTAGATCAAATGTAAAGGCTAATGTAGAGACAGTTCTCAAACATACTAAGAAGAAGTTTGGGGTGCATGTACCTAGGAGTTTGGCATATAGGGCAAGACTGATGGCTGTTGATGTTGTGCAAGGTGATCATAGAAAGCAGTATCTGAGGTTGAGGGACTACCTACAATGTGTGCTTGACACAAACCCTGGAAGCAGGTGCATAGTGACAACTTTTGAGGATCCTTTGAACCCAGCCCCCACACCAAGGTTCAAGTACATGTTCTATTGCCTCCAGGCATCAAAAGATGGATTTCTTGCTGGTTGTAGGCCTTTCATAG GACTTGATGGTTGCTTCATCAAGTTATCCACAGGCCAGCAGATATTGGCAGCAACTGGGAGAGATGGGAACAACAATGTGTTCCCAATTGCTTTTGGGGTGGTTGACAAAGAGGATGGGCCTAGCTGGACCTGGTTTTTAAACCAACTTAGAGTCTGCATTGGCACCAGCAACCAGTTTGGGAACTACACCATCATGTCTGACAGGCAGAAG GGCCTTCTTAAAGAAATTAATGAAGTATTTCCTCAATCCCCACAAAGATATTGCCTAAGACACATATATGCCAACTTCCAGTCAGCTGGCTTTAGAGCAGAAGAACTTAAGAAATGGGTTGACAAAGCTAGCTATTCCTTCACTGAACATGGTCACAAAGAAGGAATGGTAGGTTTGAAAGCAGCATGTGAACCAGCCTACATGTGGTTGAATGGCATCCCTAAGGAGTGTTGGGCTAGATATGCAATGGATCATGTGTGCAAGACTGACTTGGTAGTGAACAACCTTAGTGAGGTTTTCAACAAAATGATTCTAGATGTTAGGTCAAAACCAATTAAGACCATGTTTGAAGGGTTGAGGACCAAACTAATGGTTAAGTACCAGGGCATCAGAGAGAAAACAGAGAGCTGTAGGTGGGAAATAACCCTACATTACATGGAAAAGCTTGAGGAGAGCAAGAAGTGGGCTAAATACTGTGAAGCAAACATGGCTGGTCCCAACATCTGGCAAGTAACTAGTGGAGAGAACACATATTGTGTGAAGCTTGATGTAGGGAGCTGCTCTTGCAGGAGGTGGGACATGACTGGATCACCTTGTCACCATGCAATATCTGCAATGCAGAAGATAAAAGTTCACCCAGAAGATTATGTGCATCCATTCTTTAAGAAGCCAATGTATAAGGCTACATACCAGCACATCATCTACCCTGTCCCTGGCCCTGAATTCTGA
- the LOC125534373 gene encoding serine/threonine-protein kinase PCRK1-like, whose amino-acid sequence MWWLPPCFHGGNAAKGEGRDRFDPNPVSPAAASARSMSTATSSTITAPSGSDLTGSINASDMSADSIQRPQQYPSFADRPANLRVFTYAELRAATRNLSRSLMLGEGGFGCVYRGAIKVDAAAGDETPPPMEVAVKHLNRNGLQGHKEWLTEVNVLGIVDHPNLVKLVGYCADDDERGAQRLLVYEYMPNRSVDDHLSGRAIGTTLSWPMRLRVALDAAKGLKYLHEDMDFQIIFRDLKTSNILLDEDWNAKLSDFGMAREGPTEGLTHVSTAVVGTLGYAAPEYIQTGRLNAKSDIWSYGVLLYELITGRRPIDGERPRGEQKLLDWVKPYISDTNRLRLIVDPKLEGRYSIKSVAKLVTVANRCLARLPKARPRMGEVLDMVQRAVDVDGAAAAAGAPPLHHYSSGGGREEGGSSKLRQEGKRGFRGQWRGGRGKGPLMC is encoded by the exons ATGTGGTGGCTGCCGCCTTGCTTCCACGGCGGCAACGCGGCCAAGGGAGAAGGCAGAGACCGCTTCGACCCCAACCCCGTGTCGCCGGCCGCGGCCTCGGCGCGGTCCATGAGCACGGCCACGTCGTCCACGATCACTGCCCCGTCCGGCTCCGACCTCACCGGCTCCATCAACGCCTCCGACATGAGCGCCGACTCCATCCAGCGCCCGCAGCAGTACCCGAGCTTCGCCGACCGGCCCGCCAACCTGCGGGTCTTCACCTACGCCGAGCTGCGGGCCGCCACCCGCAACCTCAGCCGCTCGCTCATGCTCGGCGAGGGCGGCTTCGGCTGCGTCTACCGGGGCGCCATCAAGGTCGACGCCGCCGCCGGAGACGAGACGCCTCCCCCGATGGAGGTCGCCGTCAAGCACCTCAACCGGAACGGCCTTCAG GGGCACAAGGAGTGGCTGACGGAGGTGAACGTCCTGGGCATCGTGGACCATCCCAATCTGGTGAAGCTGGTAGGCTACTGCGCCGACGACGACGAGCGAGGAGCGCAGAGGCTGCTGGTGTACGAGTACATGCCGAACCGGAGCGTGGACGATCACCTGTCGGGCAGAGCAATCGGGACGACTCTGTCATGGCCTATGCGGCTCCGGGTGGCTCTCGACGCCGCCAAGGGGCTCAAGTACCTGCACGAGGACATGGATTTTCAG ATAATTTTCCGGGACCTGAAGACATCAAACATTCTGCTGGATGAAGACTGGAACGCCAAGCTTTCAGACTTCGGCATGGCTAGGGAAGGCCCGACGGAGGGCCTCACACACGTCTCCACAGCG GTGGTTGGCACCCTGGGGTACGCGGCACCGGAGTACATCCAGACGGGGCGGCTGAACGCCAAGAGCGACATCTGGAGCTACGGGGTGCTGCTCTACGAGCTCATCACGGGGCGCCGGCCCATCGACGGGGAGCGGCCGAGGGGCGAGCAGAAGCTGCTGGACTGGGTGAAGCCCTACATCTCCGACACCAACAGGCTGAGGCTGATCGTGGACCCCAAGCTGGAGGGGCGCTACAGCATCAAGTCGGTGGCGAAGCTGGTCACCGTCGCCAACCGCTGCCTCGCCAGGCTGCCCAAGGCGCGCCCCAGGATGGGGGAGGTGCTGGACATGGTGCAGAGGGCCGTCGACGtcgacggcgccgccgccgccgccggcgcaCCTCCGCTGCACCATtacagcagcggcggcggcagggaggAGGGGGGCAGCTCCAAGCTGAGGCAGGAGGGCAAGAGAGGGTTCCGTGGTCAGTGGCGAGGTGGGAGAGGAAAAGGGCCGCTCATGTGCTGA